The following proteins are co-located in the Macaca thibetana thibetana isolate TM-01 chromosome 6, ASM2454274v1, whole genome shotgun sequence genome:
- the CPLX2 gene encoding complexin-2: MDFVMKQALGGATKDMGKMLGGEEEKDPDAQKKEEERQEALRQQEEERKAKHARMEAEREKVRQQIRDKYGLKKKEEKEAEEKAALEQPCEGSLTRPKKAIPAGCGDEEEEEEESILDTVLKYLPGPLQDMFKK; the protein is encoded by the exons ATGGACTTCGTTATGAAGCAGGCCCTTGGAG GGGCCACCAAGGACATGGGGAAGATGCTggggggagaagaggagaaggaccCGGACGcgcagaagaaggaggaggagcggCAGGAGGCCCTgcggcagcaggaggaggagcgCAAGGCCAAGCACGCGCGCATGGAGGCGGAGCGGGAGAAGGTCCGGCAGCAGATCCGAGATAAG taTGGgctgaagaagaaggaggagaaggaagcagaggagaAAGCAGCCCTCGAACAGCCCTGCGAGGGGAGCCTGACCCGGCCCAAGAAGGCCATCCCTGCGGGCTGCggggacgaggaggaggaggaagaggagagcatCCTGGACACGGTGCTCAAATACCTGCCCGGGCCGCTGCAGGACATGTTCAAGAAGTAA